The bacterium BMS3Abin14 genome contains the following window.
CAACGGACAGGTGATGAACATCGCCGGTGGAGAGAAGGTCACTATTAACGGGCTCCTGAAGGCTCTCGAAGCCGTCTCGGGCGTATCGGCCGAAAAGGTGTACTCCGATCCACGGCCAGGTGACATAAGACACTCCAGGGCTGATATTTCAGCGGCTTCCGCCCATATCGGCTACAAACCGGCAGTTGGTCTCGAGGATGGTTTACGCAGGACCTTTCAATGGTTCCGCAAGGCCCGGTGGGCCGGGCAATGATCTCCCGCGACGGTTTCGCGCTGAAAGTCCTGAAGCACATGAAGAGCGCGCTCGTCGTCATTGACAGGGAGGGAAGTGTGCTTGTCCTGAACCGGTCTGCAAGAAAAATCCTCTCCCTCGGCAACGAGGACATCGCAATAGGGAAAAGCTGCAGAGATGTCTTTGCGGCCTACCCGTATCTTTCGGATCTGCTCATGACCTCCTTCGACATCCACACTCTGCCGGATCGAGCCGAGCTGGAATTGAAGGGGCGGCCTGCCGGAGACCGGAAGGTTGTAGGGTACACCCTTTCCCCGGTTTACGGGGACGATGGTGAACGGCTGGGAACGGCCCTGTTCTTCAAGGATCTTACTGAGGTTGAACGCCAGGAAACGAAGGAACGGATCAGGGATCGCCTTGTATCCCTGGGTGAGATGGCTGCCTGGCTCGCGCATGAGATACGCAACCCTCTTGCCGCCATCGAGGTATCCGCCGGCCTCCTTTTGAAGGATGAGAAGGATCCATCACGCACGGAATCCGTACGGGATATCCTTTCGGAAGTTAAAAGGCTCAATACGATTATTACCCAGACCCTGGATTTCGTCCGATCCAGGCCTTTGAACCTGCAGTACTGTGATCTCAACGCGGTGCTCACCGACACCCTGAATGAATGCCTCCAGGGCAGGAATGACATCGAAATTTCGCTCACATTGAACGATATCGGCCCCGTGCTCCTTGACACACCCCAGATCTCCCATGCGCTGGGAAACATCATTGTCAACTCCTGTGAGGCGATGCCCGATGGAGGTACATTGAGCGTGTCCATATACACAGTGCCTTCGGAAGCGGGAGGTCAGGTTCCCGAAACTTTCACGAATCATGTCGTACGGGAAATGGAGAACATCGTGGTGGAGATAGCCGATACGGGTGTCGGAATCCCGGAGGATGTGATCGGCAAGGTCTTCACCCCTTTCTTTACTACAAAAAACGGTGGAACGGGGATCGGCATGTCCCTTGCCCAGAAAGTGGTTACGGAGCACTGGGGTATTCTGGACATTGAAAGCGCCTATGGAAAAGGGACCAAATTCAAGGTTATACTACCCAAATTCACATCTGTGGAGGGTTAGACAGCATTACAACAGGAGATTTGACGTGGGCAGGTTTCTGATAGTGGAAGACCAGGCGGTGCTTCGCAAGGGCATCGTCAAGGTGTTTATTGCCGATGGTCACAATGTGGACGAGGCGGCAGATGGTGAGACAGCACTTCAATTGCTGTCCCGGTGGAATTACGATGTGGTGATCACGGACCTTAAACTTCCCGGGATCAGCGGGATGGAGGTCCTGAAGCATTCGAAGGCCAACGCTCCGGCCACCGACGTGTTGATCATGACCGCCTACGGGACCATCGAAACAGCCATCGAGGCCATGAAACTTGGGGCCTTTGATTTCCTGCAGAAGCCGTTCGGCATACCGGAGCTGGAAATGCGCGTTGAAAAGGCTCTGCAGCAGAGAATGCTGAAAAACGAGGTGGATTATCTGCGTCATGAGAGGGATATCGTCTACAGGATTGAGGACTTTATCGGGGAGAGCCCGGCCATAAAGAAAGTTTACCGCGATGTATCCAGGGTGGCTCCATCCTCAACCAACGTCCTTATCACCGGTGAGACCGGGACCGGAAAAGAACTTATCGCCGGGGCGATCCATTACAACAGCCCAAGGGCAAAAAACAGCTTTATCAAGGTTAACTGCGCTGCCATCCCGGAAAACCTTCTTGAGAGCGAGCTGTTCGGCCATGAAAAGGGGGCGTTCACAGGTGCTGTCAACCAGAGAATAGGGCGTTTTGAACAGGCGAACGGCGGGAGTATCCTCCTGGACGAGATCGGGGACATGAGCCCCCTTATTCAGGCCAAGATACTCCGTGTGATCCAGGACCGGCAGTTTGAAAGGCTCGGAGGCAATGCGGTCATTACGTCGGATGTGAGGATCATAGCGGCTACCAACAAGGACCTCGCCAGGGAGATGGAGATAGGTACATTCAGAGAGGATCTGTTTTACCGTTTGAATGTCGTTCACATCCCTCTTCCCTCCCTCAGGGAACGGCAGGGGGATATCCCCCTGCTCACGGATTTCTTTATCAAGCGCTTTAACGGGGAATTAAAGAGGGATGTCAAGGGTGTCGGTGAGCAGGCCATGAAGACCATGCTCAGCTACACATGGCCGGGAAACGTCCGGGAGCTGGAAAATGCACTTGAGCGAGCGGTTCTCATGTCTGACGGTGACTATCTGGATGTGTCGGACATTAATATCTCCGCCCCTGTCATGCCATTCAGGGATGTTCATACCCCCGGCACCTCCCCGCTCGATCTCAAGGACCTGGAAAAGGAGGCGGTCCTGGAGGCCCTGAGAAAGACTGACTATGTCCAGAAGGACGCCGCAGAGGTCCTCGGAATCTCAAAGAGGGTCATGCACTACAAAATCCAGCAGTTCGGCATCAAGCATCCCCGATGGATCAAAAACCGATAACGAAAGTCCAGAGTCGAAAGTCCAGAGTCCAGAGGGGAAAAGCGGGCAATGCGCTGTAGGCTCTGGGCTATGGGTAAAGAGGTCCAGAAAACAATGTCCAATGACCAGCGATGTCATTGCGAGGAGCATCGAGGGAAACGAGAGTGACGGTTTACCACGTCGAAGCCACAGGAGCGAAGACGGGCGGCAATCCAGAAGGCGGAACCTTTATAACATATTGACAACATGACTGCCTAAAAGTTATTACAAAATTGAAACATCTCATGGAATTGTGTGCAGAAATCTGTTCTGCCGGGGGGCGAGGGGAGTCGGAAGTTGGCAATGGTGCTGGTAGTAGAGGATGATCTTGATTTCAGGGAACTTGTGGCTGGAGTTCTGTCGGAAAACGGGTACAGGGTTGACGAGGCGCCTGACGGTGAGACGGCCCTCCAGCTGATCGGCAATACAAAGTATGACGTCATTATCTGTGACGTAAAGCTCCCGGGGATTTCCGGCATGGATGTGCTCCGGGAGGCCAAATCCCAGTCGCCAGACACTGAAGTCCTCATAATGACCAGTTACGGATCAGTGGACAGCGCCGTAAAATCCATGAAGATGGGCGGGTTCGATTATCTTCAGAAACCGTTTGGCCTTGCTGAACTTGAGATGAGGGTAGAAAAGGCGGTTCGCCACAGGATGCTCTGCAATGAGGTCTCCTATCTCAGGCACGAGCGTGACATCATATACCGGTTTGAGGACATCATCGGAAGGAGCCACTCGACCAGGGAGTTCCTGGAGGAGGCTGAACGCGCTGCGATGGTGGACGGCCCGGTCCTTCTTTACGGAGAGCCGGGAACCGGTCGAAAACTCATTGCGGGGGCGATCCATTACAACAGCGAACGTCATAGCGGGGGTTTTGTGCGTGTCAACAGCGCCGGCATGCGGGAAAGATACCTTGCCGGCGACCTCTTCGGCCACGTACGGGGCGCTTTTGACGGCGCCGGCCGCGCCAGGACCGGGCGTTTCGAACAGGCCAATGACGGCACCATCCTCCTCGAGGAAATCTCCCATGTTTCCCTTGACAACCAGGACCGTATTCTCGAGTTTCTTGAAACCGGAAAACTCCTTCGGATCGGACACTCGAAGTCCATTTCACTTGACGTCCGCCTTATTGTCACATCAAGCACGGACCTTGGAAAGAAGGTGCGCGAAGGGGGGTTCCGCGAGGAACTGTATTCATTGATATCTGCCACCACCATTCGGGTTCCCCCATTGAGAAGTCGAAAGGAAGACATTCCCCTCCTTGCCGAATATTTTTTGAGATCTCTTCCAAAAGAGCTTATGAAACAGGATGTTGTCAGTATCTCCTCCTCAGCTTTCGTGAAGCTCACAGAGTATCCATGGCCCGGGAATATCAGGGAATTGAAGAACGTTATCGAACGTTCCGTTCTGACCGGCACCGGGGAGATAATTGAGGCGTCGGACATCCAGCTGCCCGATGAGAATGTGGCTTCCTCAGGATACTCGGGACTGATTCTGAAAGAAATGGAGAAAGCCGCCGTTGTGGACGCACTGAGGAGAGCAAACTTCGTTCAGAAGGACGCCGCAAAGATACTGGGCATCACAAAAAGGGTGATGCACTACAAGATCCAACAGTTCGGGATCAAGCATCCCCGGTGGATTAAGAACAGATAAAGAAAGTCCAGAACTGTTCTTCCCCTCTGGACTCTTAATCAGGAGGTTAAAATGCACATTACAGTTATCGGAACCGGGTACGTCGGGCTGGTGACAGGAACCTGTTTCGCCGAGTTCGGGGTTGATGTTACCTGCGTGGACAACGATCCGGAGAAGGTCTCCATGCTCAAGAAAGGCAAGATCCCCATTTACGAGCCCGGGCTCGAGGAGATGGTGAGGAAAAATACTGATGAGGGGAGGCTGCACTTTTCCACCAATATCGTTGATGGAATTGAAGAATCCCTGGTTATCTTCATCGCTGTCGGAACGCCACCCCGGGAGGATGGAAGCGCCGATCTGACCTATGTGGAGGATGTGGCCGGCAGCATCGGGAAGAACATGAACGATTACAAGGTGATCGTTACCAAGAGCACAGTTCCGGTGGGAACAGGAGAGAGGATTCGGGAGATCATTTCCGGCTACAGGCCGGACAACGATTTTGATGTCGCCTCGAACCCGGAATTCCTGCGGGAGGGATCAGCTATCGAGGATTTCATGCGGCCTGACCGTATCGTTATCGGGGCGGAAAGTTCCCAGGCCAAGGCCATTCTCAAGGACCTGTACAAGCCCCTGTATCTCATCGAAACGCCCTTTGTGATAACCAACGTCGTTACGGCCGAACTTATAAAATACGCCTCCAACGCCTTTCTGGCCACCAAGATCTCCTTTATTAACGAGATGGGAAATATCTGCGAGGCCATTGGAGGCGATGTCAACGTTATTGCCAGAGCCATGGGGCTTGATGGACGGATCGGCCCGAAATTTCTTCATGCCGGACCGGGCTACGGGGGGTCCTGCTTTCCCAAGGACACCAGCGCCCTGACGCGGATCGCCAGGGAGGTGGGAGAGCCGACCGGAATCGTGGAATCGGTGATCAGGGTCAATGAGAAGCAGAAGATGAGAGCATTTGAGAAAGTCCTGCATGCCTCCGGCGGCTCGCTCATGGGAAAAACGGTCGCCCTTCTCGGCCTGGCGTTCAAACCCAATACCGACGATTTTCGGGATGCCCCCGCCGAGGTAATTATTCGGGGGATCACAGGTGGAGGCGGGAACGTGAAAGCATACGATCCCGCGGCCATGGGACAGGCAAGGGATGTCCTCGGCGACGATGGGATAAAATACTGCAAAAATGCCTATGATGCCGTTGAGGATGCCGATGTGATGGTAATCGTCACCGAGTGGAATCAATTTCGTCTCCTGAACCTGGCCAGGTGCATGGAACTTATGAAGGAGCCTGTCCTCGTTGATCTCCGAAATGTCTGCGACCCGAATCTCACACGGGAGATGGGGTTTAAATACATATCCGTTGGAAGACCGTAACCACCGTGGAAATACAGGCAAAAGACCCCGCTTCGGGGAGAATTGCACCCGGTAAGGTCCTCGTGACGGGCGGAGCGGGATTTATCGGATCCCATCTGTGTGAGAGACTGCTGGAGCTTGGCTGTGAGGTGGTATGCCTGGACAATTTCAACGATTTTTACGACCCGGCCATTAAGAGGCATAATATTGCCGGTCTGTTGGCGAATCCGGGTTTTTCCCTCCATGAGGGGGACATAAG
Protein-coding sequences here:
- the zraR_15 gene encoding transcriptional regulatory protein ZraR codes for the protein MVLVVEDDLDFRELVAGVLSENGYRVDEAPDGETALQLIGNTKYDVIICDVKLPGISGMDVLREAKSQSPDTEVLIMTSYGSVDSAVKSMKMGGFDYLQKPFGLAELEMRVEKAVRHRMLCNEVSYLRHERDIIYRFEDIIGRSHSTREFLEEAERAAMVDGPVLLYGEPGTGRKLIAGAIHYNSERHSGGFVRVNSAGMRERYLAGDLFGHVRGAFDGAGRARTGRFEQANDGTILLEEISHVSLDNQDRILEFLETGKLLRIGHSKSISLDVRLIVTSSTDLGKKVREGGFREELYSLISATTIRVPPLRSRKEDIPLLAEYFLRSLPKELMKQDVVSISSSAFVKLTEYPWPGNIRELKNVIERSVLTGTGEIIEASDIQLPDENVASSGYSGLILKEMEKAAVVDALRRANFVQKDAAKILGITKRVMHYKIQQFGIKHPRWIKNR
- the tuaD gene encoding UDP-glucose 6-dehydrogenase TuaD, translated to MHITVIGTGYVGLVTGTCFAEFGVDVTCVDNDPEKVSMLKKGKIPIYEPGLEEMVRKNTDEGRLHFSTNIVDGIEESLVIFIAVGTPPREDGSADLTYVEDVAGSIGKNMNDYKVIVTKSTVPVGTGERIREIISGYRPDNDFDVASNPEFLREGSAIEDFMRPDRIVIGAESSQAKAILKDLYKPLYLIETPFVITNVVTAELIKYASNAFLATKISFINEMGNICEAIGGDVNVIARAMGLDGRIGPKFLHAGPGYGGSCFPKDTSALTRIAREVGEPTGIVESVIRVNEKQKMRAFEKVLHASGGSLMGKTVALLGLAFKPNTDDFRDAPAEVIIRGITGGGGNVKAYDPAAMGQARDVLGDDGIKYCKNAYDAVEDADVMVIVTEWNQFRLLNLARCMELMKEPVLVDLRNVCDPNLTREMGFKYISVGRP
- the kinE_5 gene encoding sporulation kinase E — protein: MVPQGPVGRAMISRDGFALKVLKHMKSALVVIDREGSVLVLNRSARKILSLGNEDIAIGKSCRDVFAAYPYLSDLLMTSFDIHTLPDRAELELKGRPAGDRKVVGYTLSPVYGDDGERLGTALFFKDLTEVERQETKERIRDRLVSLGEMAAWLAHEIRNPLAAIEVSAGLLLKDEKDPSRTESVRDILSEVKRLNTIITQTLDFVRSRPLNLQYCDLNAVLTDTLNECLQGRNDIEISLTLNDIGPVLLDTPQISHALGNIIVNSCEAMPDGGTLSVSIYTVPSEAGGQVPETFTNHVVREMENIVVEIADTGVGIPEDVIGKVFTPFFTTKNGGTGIGMSLAQKVVTEHWGILDIESAYGKGTKFKVILPKFTSVEG
- the zraR_14 gene encoding transcriptional regulatory protein ZraR, with translation MGRFLIVEDQAVLRKGIVKVFIADGHNVDEAADGETALQLLSRWNYDVVITDLKLPGISGMEVLKHSKANAPATDVLIMTAYGTIETAIEAMKLGAFDFLQKPFGIPELEMRVEKALQQRMLKNEVDYLRHERDIVYRIEDFIGESPAIKKVYRDVSRVAPSSTNVLITGETGTGKELIAGAIHYNSPRAKNSFIKVNCAAIPENLLESELFGHEKGAFTGAVNQRIGRFEQANGGSILLDEIGDMSPLIQAKILRVIQDRQFERLGGNAVITSDVRIIAATNKDLAREMEIGTFREDLFYRLNVVHIPLPSLRERQGDIPLLTDFFIKRFNGELKRDVKGVGEQAMKTMLSYTWPGNVRELENALERAVLMSDGDYLDVSDINISAPVMPFRDVHTPGTSPLDLKDLEKEAVLEALRKTDYVQKDAAEVLGISKRVMHYKIQQFGIKHPRWIKNR